A section of the Deinococcus sp. KNUC1210 genome encodes:
- a CDS encoding IS630 family transposase: MHRGRQSPVPILSDDERRVLNDLVRRRQTPRGLATRAKVILLSADHPEWTLAEISAHVGLCDDTVGTWRKRFVAQRLEGLRDAPKSGAPRTIQDEAVKRVVRLTLDTLPEGETQWSTRGMAQVSGMTQSAVHRIWRVFGLRPHLVSSFTLSKDPLLIEKVRDIVGLYLAPPDRALVLCIDEKPQIQALERGSATFPMLPGQPEATGPTYIRHGTTTLIAALNAKVGSVIGQCYPQHRAEEFRAFLDVVHAQVPQGLEVHIILDNYITHKTKTIQNWLLAHPNVHFHFTPTSSSWLNLVESWFSLLSRKRLQRGNFTSKDELEQAIEAFISRTNDAPKPFVWTRSADDILANIKRFCERHLPLDNSQGSSESDH, from the coding sequence ATGCATCGCGGCCGTCAATCTCCCGTTCCCATCTTGAGCGACGACGAGCGCCGAGTCTTGAACGATTTGGTCCGACGTCGCCAAACCCCGAGGGGTTTGGCGACCCGTGCGAAGGTGATTCTGCTAAGCGCAGATCATCCGGAGTGGACGCTCGCGGAGATTAGTGCGCACGTCGGCCTGTGTGACGACACGGTCGGCACCTGGCGCAAACGCTTCGTGGCCCAGCGGTTGGAGGGATTGAGGGATGCGCCTAAATCGGGTGCGCCACGAACGATCCAGGACGAGGCCGTCAAGCGGGTCGTGCGTCTCACGCTGGACACCTTGCCAGAGGGCGAGACCCAGTGGAGTACGCGTGGCATGGCCCAGGTCAGTGGGATGACGCAAAGTGCGGTGCATCGCATCTGGCGGGTGTTCGGACTGAGACCCCATCTGGTGTCGTCGTTCACGCTCTCAAAGGATCCGCTGCTGATCGAAAAAGTACGGGACATTGTTGGGTTGTACCTTGCCCCACCAGACCGTGCGCTGGTGCTATGTATCGATGAGAAGCCACAGATTCAAGCCCTCGAGCGCGGCAGCGCGACGTTTCCGATGCTGCCTGGGCAGCCGGAGGCAACGGGACCCACGTATATCCGTCATGGCACCACGACCCTGATCGCGGCATTGAATGCGAAGGTCGGAAGCGTGATTGGGCAGTGTTACCCGCAGCATCGGGCTGAAGAGTTCCGAGCGTTCCTTGATGTAGTGCATGCTCAAGTCCCACAGGGACTTGAGGTTCATATCATCCTGGACAATTACATTACCCACAAGACCAAAACCATCCAGAACTGGTTGCTGGCCCATCCGAACGTGCATTTCCATTTCACGCCAACCAGCAGCTCTTGGCTCAATCTGGTCGAGTCGTGGTTTTCCCTGCTGAGCCGCAAGCGTCTTCAGCGGGGCAATTTCACCTCGAAAGATGAGCTAGAGCAGGCCATCGAGGCCTTCATTTCCCGGACGAACGACGCGCCAAAGCCATTCGTTTGGACACGCTCTGCCGACGACATTCTGGCGAATATCAAGCGCTTCTGTGAGCGTCATCTCCCCCTAGACAATTCCCAGGGTTCTTCCGAATCAGACCACTAG
- a CDS encoding TetR/AcrR family transcriptional regulator yields MERGQRASTKRDEIVAAALGLYRTFGVGGTTLKDVSDASRVPLGNLYYYFKTRSRLVLAVLDKCEHELQTLLKRLSVLSPAAWLAAYFEWLLADPATAARFGCPFGALALELRALSDPAAERAAEIVETYFRAVSAQISALGLAPAFADDLFTAVQGSYAVARVRGDAAFFQASIQRLRDRTLHAIGAT; encoded by the coding sequence GTGGAACGGGGTCAGAGGGCATCGACGAAACGAGACGAGATCGTGGCGGCGGCGTTAGGGCTCTACCGTACCTTCGGTGTCGGTGGCACCACACTCAAAGACGTCTCCGACGCGTCACGAGTTCCACTCGGCAACTTGTATTACTACTTCAAGACCCGCAGTCGACTGGTGCTGGCTGTCCTGGACAAATGCGAACATGAATTGCAGACTCTGTTGAAGCGGCTTTCGGTGCTGAGTCCTGCCGCGTGGCTGGCCGCTTACTTCGAGTGGCTCCTTGCCGATCCGGCGACGGCTGCCCGTTTCGGCTGTCCCTTTGGCGCCCTGGCCCTGGAGTTGCGCGCCTTGAGTGATCCGGCTGCGGAACGGGCTGCCGAAATCGTGGAGACCTACTTCAGGGCTGTGAGCGCTCAGATCAGTGCGCTCGGCCTCGCCCCAGCCTTCGCTGACGATCTGTTTACTGCTGTTCAGGGCAGTTACGCGGTCGCGCGGGTTAGAGGCGACGCAGCGTTCTTCCAGGCCAGCATTCAGCGCCTGCGTGACCGTACCCTGCACGCCATCGGAGCGACCTGA
- a CDS encoding alpha/beta fold hydrolase, translating to MPTLQKQVVMLSLALLSTAASAGSSPGRQEGMLDINGAQIHYVSVGNGTPMLLLHGYPLSGELFARNRDVLANAGYRVITIDHRGYGMSTAPADAPGDLQTYAKDALAVMDKLQVPKAIIGGMSMGGPIVFEMYREAPERFSGMILIDTLANTAGIVEQHIWKGMAQKATMYGPQSLAPELLKDMLTGQTRMNRPGDAKALTAIVSQASVAGDVAGAMVLANRPDSLPTLKTIRVPTLILEGQEDTVYPPEFSMKLQQNIADSKLVIIPGAAHAAIYEKASAANAAIIDWARTVR from the coding sequence ATGCCCACCCTGCAAAAACAAGTTGTGATGCTGTCACTCGCCCTTCTCTCCACGGCCGCTTCCGCAGGCAGCAGTCCCGGTCGGCAGGAAGGGATGCTGGATATCAACGGCGCCCAGATTCACTATGTCTCCGTCGGCAACGGTACCCCCATGCTGCTGCTGCACGGCTATCCGCTCTCTGGAGAACTGTTCGCCCGCAACCGTGACGTCCTCGCCAACGCCGGGTACCGGGTGATCACCATCGACCATCGAGGCTATGGGATGAGCACCGCGCCCGCTGACGCACCCGGCGACCTGCAGACCTACGCCAAAGACGCCCTCGCAGTCATGGACAAGCTGCAAGTGCCCAAGGCGATCATCGGCGGGATGAGCATGGGCGGCCCGATCGTCTTCGAGATGTACCGCGAAGCGCCCGAACGCTTCTCCGGTATGATCCTGATTGACACCCTCGCCAACACAGCCGGCATCGTCGAACAGCATATCTGGAAGGGCATGGCGCAGAAGGCCACGATGTACGGCCCGCAGTCACTCGCCCCGGAGTTGCTCAAGGACATGCTGACCGGTCAGACCCGGATGAACAGACCGGGCGACGCCAAGGCCCTGACGGCCATCGTGAGCCAAGCGAGCGTCGCGGGTGACGTGGCAGGCGCGATGGTGCTGGCCAACCGCCCGGACTCTCTCCCGACCTTGAAAACCATCCGGGTGCCGACCCTGATTCTGGAGGGACAGGAAGACACGGTGTATCCGCCCGAATTCAGCATGAAGCTGCAGCAGAACATCGCCGACTCCAAGCTGGTGATCATCCCTGGAGCGGCCCACGCCGCCATTTACGAGAAGGCCAGCGCGGCAAACGCCGCCATCATCGACTGGGCCAGGACGGTTCGCTAA